In the Leptolyngbya sp. FACHB-261 genome, one interval contains:
- a CDS encoding homocysteine S-methyltransferase family protein, protein MAQYRNCLPQLSSDLFLTDGGIETTLIFHEGLELPDFAAFDLLRHEAGQKALQKYFRTYAMLAKDYQIGFILESATWRANPDWAAKLGYSSEALADINRKAIELLHAIREEYETENTRMVISGCIGPRGDGYDPAELMIEAEAEQYHLNQIATFRDADADMVSAITMTYVEEAIGIARAAQSLGMPVAISFTVETDGKLPTGQTLKDAIEQTDRDTNSAPAYYMINCAHPTHFSSVLVEEEPWLERIRGIRANASTKSHAELNEAEQLDDGNPEELGNQYRELKSSLKNLNVLGGCCGTDHRHVEAICKAYLPLLWTHVSRGGQLQTIY, encoded by the coding sequence ATGGCACAATACAGAAACTGTTTACCGCAGCTATCGAGCGATCTGTTCCTCACCGATGGTGGCATTGAAACCACGCTTATTTTTCACGAAGGATTAGAGTTACCAGACTTCGCTGCTTTCGATTTGTTGAGGCATGAGGCAGGGCAGAAAGCACTTCAGAAGTACTTTCGGACCTACGCCATGCTTGCTAAAGACTATCAAATTGGTTTCATTCTTGAAAGTGCAACTTGGCGTGCTAATCCAGATTGGGCTGCCAAACTTGGCTATTCCAGCGAAGCATTAGCTGATATAAATCGCAAGGCAATCGAATTGCTTCATGCTATCCGAGAGGAATACGAGACTGAAAACACCCGCATGGTGATCAGTGGCTGCATTGGGCCTCGGGGCGATGGCTACGATCCTGCTGAGCTGATGATCGAGGCGGAAGCAGAACAGTATCACCTAAACCAGATTGCAACTTTTCGGGATGCCGATGCGGATATGGTGAGTGCGATCACCATGACCTATGTTGAGGAAGCGATTGGCATTGCCCGTGCAGCTCAGTCACTTGGCATGCCTGTAGCTATCTCCTTTACGGTTGAAACAGATGGCAAGCTGCCAACGGGTCAAACATTAAAGGATGCTATCGAACAAACTGACAGAGACACGAATAGTGCGCCCGCTTACTACATGATCAACTGTGCCCATCCAACTCACTTTTCGAGTGTGTTGGTTGAGGAGGAACCGTGGTTAGAACGAATTCGCGGCATTCGAGCGAATGCATCCACCAAGAGCCATGCTGAGCTGAATGAGGCAGAGCAATTGGATGACGGCAACCCAGAGGAACTCGGTAACCAGTACCGTGAGCTAAAAAGCAGCTTGAAGAATTTAAACGTGCTTGGGGGTTGTTGCGGCACAGATCATCGCCATGTCGAAGCGATCTGCAAAGCCTACCTGCCTCTGTTATGGACTCATGTCTCGCGAGGGGGACAACTACAGACTATCTACTAG
- a CDS encoding benzoate/H(+) symporter BenE family transporter, which produces MRITLLKDFSASAVIAGFVTVLVGFTSSAVIVFQAAQALQASPAEIGSWMCALGLGMGLTSITLSLRYRVPVVTAWSTPGAAMLITSAAGVPMREAIGAFLISGVLITLCGFTGWFERIINRIPISIASGMLAGVLLRFGLDVFVAMKTQFVMTFAMFCVYLLARRTVPRYAVIAALLVGIAIAGGQGLLHVEAVRLQLAEPVLTLPQFSVSALVSMALPLFVVTMASQNVPGVAVIRASGYSVPISPLIGWTGAATLVLAPFGAFALNLAAITAAICMGREAHEDPAKRYVAAVAAGVFHILIGLFGATVGAVFTAFPKELVLAIAGLALLGTIGNGLAAALAKEGEREPALITFLVTASGTTLFGIGSAFWGLVGGALSLAVLQARRRSG; this is translated from the coding sequence ATGCGCATAACTTTACTCAAAGACTTCTCAGCCTCTGCGGTTATCGCAGGTTTTGTCACTGTATTGGTTGGGTTTACCAGCTCAGCCGTCATTGTTTTTCAGGCAGCCCAGGCCCTCCAGGCCTCACCCGCTGAGATTGGCTCCTGGATGTGTGCGCTCGGCTTAGGCATGGGGCTAACCTCCATCACCTTATCCCTGCGTTACCGAGTTCCAGTTGTAACCGCTTGGTCCACACCAGGGGCAGCGATGCTAATTACCTCGGCGGCTGGAGTTCCGATGAGGGAAGCGATCGGAGCATTTCTAATCTCAGGAGTATTGATCACGCTTTGCGGTTTTACCGGCTGGTTTGAGCGCATCATTAACCGCATTCCAATATCTATTGCTTCGGGGATGCTGGCTGGCGTTCTGTTGCGATTCGGGCTGGATGTCTTTGTCGCCATGAAGACGCAGTTTGTGATGACGTTCGCTATGTTCTGCGTGTACTTGCTTGCACGCCGCACTGTGCCGCGCTACGCAGTTATTGCCGCGTTGCTAGTGGGTATAGCCATTGCTGGAGGACAAGGGCTACTGCATGTTGAGGCCGTACGCCTGCAACTGGCAGAGCCGGTTTTGACGCTGCCACAGTTTTCGGTTAGTGCCTTAGTTAGCATGGCCTTACCGCTGTTTGTGGTCACAATGGCCTCACAGAACGTGCCTGGAGTCGCCGTAATTCGTGCATCCGGCTACTCAGTCCCGATCTCGCCGCTGATCGGCTGGACTGGGGCTGCAACTCTCGTGTTGGCACCTTTTGGCGCTTTCGCCTTGAATCTTGCAGCGATTACAGCCGCTATTTGCATGGGTCGAGAAGCCCACGAAGATCCAGCTAAGCGTTATGTGGCAGCAGTTGCCGCTGGCGTCTTCCACATCTTGATTGGGCTATTTGGTGCCACAGTCGGGGCAGTATTCACGGCATTCCCCAAGGAACTGGTGCTTGCGATCGCCGGGCTGGCACTGTTAGGCACAATCGGCAATGGGCTAGCAGCCGCGTTGGCAAAAGAGGGAGAGCGCGAGCCTGCACTGATTACATTCCTGGTAACGGCATCTGGCACTACCTTATTCGGGATCGGCTCAGCGTTTTGGGGGTTGGTGGGTGGTGCGTTATCGCTTGCGGTATTGCAGGCAAGGCGCCGTTCTGGGTAG
- a CDS encoding AraC family transcriptional regulator, translating into MHQRQFKDDPLKPISLLDELPDQPLLSSKSKSWKGIAVEYYHHPANSLVSPPLAHHLITLNCGTPYRLVQQLDGQVYEAEVTRGDMILTPANRPTEWAWHNEVNVLHLCLEPALVAKVALEAVEVDSVRVEILNHFAAADPQIRQIGQLLLAELESKKVGSRLYAESLVNALVVHLIREYSTIERSVQQYTGGLSESKLKQVIAYIQEHLNQDLSLEEIAAEVNLSAYHFARLFKRSTGSAPHQYQIHCRVERAKELLQQGEMAITDIATQVGFYDQSHLSRHFKRIVGVSPKAMQQSSKNVLWISKSVQDCTA; encoded by the coding sequence ATGCACCAGCGCCAGTTTAAGGATGATCCCCTCAAGCCAATTAGCCTATTGGATGAGTTACCGGATCAGCCCTTGCTTTCGAGCAAGTCAAAAAGCTGGAAAGGCATTGCGGTTGAATACTATCATCATCCTGCCAATAGTCTGGTTTCTCCTCCGCTTGCACACCATCTCATCACCTTGAACTGTGGAACACCGTATCGCTTAGTGCAGCAGTTGGACGGACAGGTTTATGAAGCCGAAGTTACCAGGGGAGACATGATCTTGACTCCTGCTAATCGCCCCACTGAATGGGCCTGGCACAATGAGGTTAATGTTTTACATTTGTGTCTTGAGCCAGCCTTAGTTGCCAAGGTAGCCCTAGAAGCAGTTGAGGTTGATTCGGTCCGCGTTGAAATTCTCAATCATTTTGCAGCGGCTGATCCTCAAATCCGACAAATCGGCCAATTGCTTCTTGCAGAATTAGAATCTAAAAAAGTGGGCAGTCGTCTTTATGCTGAGTCATTAGTCAATGCTCTAGTCGTTCACTTAATCAGAGAGTACAGCACCATTGAAAGATCAGTTCAGCAGTACACAGGGGGCTTATCTGAGTCGAAATTAAAACAAGTCATTGCTTACATACAGGAACATCTAAATCAGGATTTGAGTTTGGAGGAAATTGCGGCTGAAGTCAATTTGAGCGCATATCATTTCGCACGCTTATTCAAGCGATCAACCGGTTCAGCACCGCATCAGTATCAGATTCATTGTCGGGTTGAGCGTGCCAAGGAATTATTGCAGCAGGGCGAGATGGCCATCACCGATATTGCTACTCAGGTCGGTTTTTACGATCAAAGTCACCTTAGCCGCCACTTCAAGCGAATTGTGGGGGTTTCTCCTAAAGCGATGCAGCAGAGTAGCAAGAATGTCCTATGGATTAGCAAGAGTGTCCAAGACTGCACTGCCTGA
- a CDS encoding DUF1579 family protein has translation MTTPIRVCSAETLNRTATPNMNANERLALPSEFHRKLQPMIGTFRVRQTARFTANAMPVEFTGITARRYWLEDCTTLFEIMEGAANEQPFTRLALYTYQPLDQEYQLASMDTRTPGLMSLRNVGIEGNNISFGMTYTFPGLTSDIDGRSTKLRHVLQIQSNRRQVLSQYFQYPAENEFLAIEYTYERIQ, from the coding sequence ATGACTACACCAATTCGTGTTTGCTCTGCTGAAACCCTGAATCGAACTGCTACCCCAAACATGAACGCTAATGAGCGTTTGGCGCTACCCAGTGAGTTTCATCGCAAACTTCAGCCAATGATTGGAACATTTCGCGTCAGGCAAACTGCACGGTTTACAGCCAACGCAATGCCTGTTGAATTCACCGGAATTACGGCACGCCGCTATTGGTTGGAGGATTGCACAACTCTCTTTGAAATCATGGAAGGTGCGGCTAATGAGCAACCATTCACACGGCTTGCTCTCTACACTTACCAACCTCTCGATCAGGAATACCAACTGGCATCAATGGATACCCGCACTCCTGGTCTAATGAGCCTTCGCAACGTTGGGATTGAGGGCAACAATATTAGCTTTGGCATGACCTATACCTTCCCAGGTCTTACTTCAGACATTGATGGACGTTCTACCAAGTTGCGCCATGTTCTTCAGATTCAGAGCAACCGGCGACAGGTATTAAGTCAATATTTCCAATATCCGGCAGAAAACGAGTTTTTAGCAATTGAATATACTTACGAACGCATTCAATAG
- a CDS encoding VOC family protein, with translation MQPKQTEVQAQPTTSDLTVNQSTVMPLGSPRPHHVALSVPNFEETLQWYQDKLGFKVTLRRDLTQLSTQQAFLELNGFRLEIFARQNSARAQPPPATVPDDLLVQGYKHIALAVDDLDAVPAELKRRGVRFLWEPTVDEALQLKLCFIKDNNGNLIELVQELN, from the coding sequence ATGCAGCCAAAGCAAACAGAAGTGCAAGCGCAGCCTACAACTTCAGATCTCACAGTGAATCAATCAACCGTTATGCCACTGGGCTCTCCAAGACCTCATCATGTGGCACTATCTGTTCCCAACTTTGAAGAAACACTCCAATGGTATCAAGACAAACTCGGCTTCAAAGTCACTCTTAGACGTGATTTGACCCAGCTATCAACGCAGCAAGCATTTTTAGAACTGAATGGATTTCGCCTTGAGATCTTCGCACGGCAAAACTCGGCCCGGGCACAGCCACCACCTGCAACAGTTCCCGATGATTTATTGGTACAGGGATACAAGCATATTGCTCTCGCAGTGGATGATTTGGATGCAGTTCCAGCAGAGCTCAAAAGGCGAGGTGTGAGATTCTTATGGGAGCCAACGGTAGATGAAGCGCTTCAGCTCAAGCTTTGCTTCATCAAAGACAACAATGGCAATTTGATCGAACTCGTCCAGGAACTTAATTAA
- a CDS encoding VOC family protein, translating into MKPFTQNHPFFKSVAASAILSSSLLVLFQATQSAKARTFENSASPPHSTISQHAEAAAKNGLDSLQIFNVAISVSDIDASVKWYEDNLGFQLQNRRRVSTGIEIALIENNGFFIDLIHIAGSENLEGSPKEPPDHLKVQGLRNLVFWVDDLKSADAQLKSKGVELIWESRYIPEVGTSVTNFRDNNGNLIAIWERN; encoded by the coding sequence ATGAAACCTTTTACACAGAACCATCCGTTTTTTAAGAGTGTCGCTGCCTCGGCTATTCTGTCTAGCTCACTCCTCGTCTTATTTCAAGCCACCCAATCCGCCAAGGCGCGAACTTTTGAGAATTCAGCAAGCCCTCCTCACTCAACGATTAGTCAACATGCTGAAGCTGCTGCAAAAAACGGTCTAGATTCGCTGCAAATCTTCAACGTTGCGATTTCTGTCTCGGATATTGACGCATCTGTAAAGTGGTATGAGGATAATCTAGGTTTCCAGCTTCAGAACAGACGCCGTGTTTCTACAGGAATTGAGATTGCCTTAATTGAAAACAATGGATTCTTTATTGATCTAATTCATATTGCTGGCAGCGAAAACTTAGAGGGCAGCCCGAAAGAACCACCAGATCACCTTAAGGTACAAGGATTGAGAAATTTGGTCTTCTGGGTCGATGACCTGAAATCCGCAGATGCTCAGCTTAAGTCAAAAGGAGTTGAACTTATTTGGGAGAGTAGATACATTCCTGAAGTTGGAACTTCTGTCACTAATTTCCGCGATAACAATGGCAACTTGATTGCAATCTGGGAGAGAAACTGA
- a CDS encoding L-dopachrome tautomerase-related protein has translation MQPSIRRTLTVVIPAVLLVSATGLTAAQNSTRQEPVRQVTQATVRLPERPVTNEVELEVVATLPIRPSAVVRTQDGRIIWTEHFGAPNPNKVHELLPDGTLRDYPAGAKYESHSLRLDSKGVLWMLDMGGNGRLPKLVGWNTNTETLVKEISISPPAYEPNSALQDFVIDEKNNQAIIADTGGGFEPQRFNPALVVVDLNSGQARRILQGHRTVQAEPLNTIIEGKPLMLTIDKQGTQIPSRWGVNGIALDPVQEWLYYAPMTSTSVYRIATQDLANANLSASELGSRVQRYGDRNIGDGLMVDTAGNVYNTDLQYNAIGVTNDQGNYRLIRRDDKLLNFSEGFEPAVDGYVYVATNQAHRSVFFQPVDSGVPPYYLLRFRPLAPAR, from the coding sequence ATGCAACCTTCAATTCGCAGAACGCTAACTGTTGTCATCCCTGCCGTTCTCCTGGTGAGCGCGACTGGACTCACTGCTGCACAAAACTCAACCCGACAAGAACCTGTGCGCCAGGTTACTCAAGCTACAGTCAGGTTACCTGAAAGACCTGTAACGAATGAAGTTGAGCTTGAAGTCGTTGCGACTCTGCCGATTCGTCCCTCGGCTGTTGTTAGAACACAGGATGGCAGAATCATTTGGACAGAGCATTTCGGTGCGCCGAACCCAAATAAAGTTCACGAATTGCTACCGGATGGCACTCTCCGCGACTATCCTGCTGGAGCAAAATATGAATCTCATTCCCTACGGCTAGACAGCAAAGGGGTTCTTTGGATGCTAGATATGGGTGGGAACGGTAGATTGCCAAAGTTAGTGGGATGGAATACAAACACCGAAACACTAGTGAAAGAAATCTCCATTTCTCCACCAGCTTATGAGCCAAATTCTGCACTTCAAGACTTTGTGATTGACGAGAAAAACAATCAGGCCATTATTGCAGACACAGGTGGCGGCTTTGAGCCTCAACGGTTTAATCCTGCATTGGTGGTGGTTGACTTAAATAGTGGGCAGGCACGTCGCATCCTACAGGGACACCGCACTGTGCAGGCCGAGCCGCTCAACACTATCATTGAAGGGAAACCCTTGATGCTGACTATCGATAAGCAAGGCACACAAATCCCTTCCCGTTGGGGTGTGAATGGCATTGCCCTTGATCCGGTTCAGGAGTGGCTTTACTACGCTCCCATGACAAGTACGAGCGTCTACCGTATTGCAACTCAGGATTTAGCAAATGCAAACCTCAGCGCAAGTGAACTGGGTAGCCGAGTGCAAAGGTATGGTGACCGGAACATTGGTGATGGTTTAATGGTCGATACCGCCGGCAATGTCTACAACACAGATTTACAATACAACGCGATTGGTGTTACCAACGATCAAGGCAACTATCGATTGATTCGTCGTGATGACAAACTATTGAACTTCAGCGAAGGCTTTGAACCTGCTGTAGATGGCTATGTTTATGTAGCAACGAACCAAGCGCACAGAAGTGTCTTCTTTCAGCCTGTGGATAGCGGTGTTCCGCCTTATTACCTGCTCCGTTTTCGACCACTTGCACCGGCCCGCTAA
- a CDS encoding VOC family protein: protein MLRKLWPAITLSVLMIGFLAMYSAAQQTPRQPAQNAAPLAQRQLPLQIHHMTVSVADVNTASKWYSEKLGFNETQRVVLDNGNVQIAWMEIPGFRIDLAQVKRSIRPEEQNVLPPQHMLSQGWRHLAFAVDDVDQAYEILRARGVEFVSPPATYNPPGIRIVYFRDIDGNILELYKDIQ, encoded by the coding sequence GTGCTCAGAAAATTGTGGCCAGCCATCACTCTATCAGTTTTAATGATAGGTTTTTTGGCAATGTATAGCGCTGCTCAACAGACTCCTCGGCAGCCAGCTCAAAATGCTGCACCGTTAGCGCAGCGTCAGCTCCCACTGCAAATTCACCACATGACCGTGTCGGTTGCAGATGTCAATACTGCATCGAAATGGTATTCAGAGAAGCTGGGTTTTAATGAAACCCAGCGGGTCGTCTTAGATAACGGCAATGTCCAAATCGCTTGGATGGAAATACCAGGGTTCCGCATCGATCTGGCTCAAGTCAAGAGGTCAATCAGACCAGAGGAGCAAAATGTACTTCCTCCTCAACACATGCTCTCGCAGGGCTGGCGACATTTAGCATTTGCAGTTGATGACGTCGATCAAGCCTATGAAATATTGAGGGCACGTGGTGTTGAATTTGTTAGTCCACCAGCAACCTACAATCCACCTGGTATTCGCATTGTCTATTTTAGGGATATAGATGGCAATATCTTAGAGTTATATAAAGATATCCAATGA
- a CDS encoding GNAT family N-acetyltransferase has product MRLIPVNEEVLQVIEEGGEHFSIYFQAELAENSDLVREVVQQTLAMTTARTPNLPWLGYLAIDDKTKVVVGTCAFKAAPTPDGVVEIAYFTFPQFEGQGYATAMAEKLIAIGVESAEVRHIIAHTLPERNASARILAKVRYAAGRRSRGS; this is encoded by the coding sequence GTGAGATTAATTCCTGTTAATGAAGAAGTTTTACAAGTCATTGAAGAGGGAGGCGAGCACTTTAGCATTTATTTTCAAGCTGAGTTAGCAGAAAACTCAGACCTTGTGAGGGAAGTTGTACAGCAGACCCTAGCAATGACGACAGCCAGGACTCCAAACCTGCCTTGGCTGGGTTATCTTGCTATAGATGATAAAACTAAGGTTGTAGTTGGTACTTGTGCTTTTAAAGCTGCGCCAACTCCTGATGGCGTGGTCGAAATTGCTTATTTCACCTTTCCCCAGTTCGAGGGCCAGGGTTACGCAACAGCAATGGCAGAAAAGCTGATCGCGATTGGCGTAGAGTCAGCCGAAGTCCGTCACATAATTGCCCATACCTTACCCGAACGCAATGCATCAGCCAGGATTCTGGCAAAAGTTCGGTATGCAGCTGGTAGGCGAAGTCGAGGATCCTGA
- a CDS encoding DOPA 4,5-dioxygenase family protein: MQDTTKIIDFHAHIYFDPASRDAAARIREGLSTRFEVQLGRWHDRPIGPHPKAMYQVAFSPEQFGKLVPWLMLNREGLDILVHPETGDDVGDHTDRSLWLGEKLELNVEFLR, from the coding sequence ATGCAAGATACTACCAAAATTATTGACTTTCATGCTCATATCTACTTTGACCCTGCAAGCCGGGACGCAGCGGCCCGTATCCGCGAAGGATTAAGCACTAGGTTTGAAGTACAACTAGGGCGTTGGCATGACCGGCCCATCGGCCCTCATCCCAAAGCGATGTATCAAGTTGCATTTTCTCCAGAGCAATTCGGCAAGCTTGTTCCCTGGTTAATGCTCAATCGTGAGGGGCTAGATATTTTGGTTCACCCTGAAACAGGGGACGATGTGGGAGACCATACCGACCGCTCTTTGTGGTTAGGAGAGAAGCTAGAGCTTAATGTCGAGTTTCTTCGGTAA
- a CDS encoding CsbD family protein, producing the protein MSAEDRAKATGKNLEGKVQEAWGKVTGDPEDQLEGQAKQGQAQAMHAKENIKEKAKEIVDEAL; encoded by the coding sequence ATGAGCGCTGAAGATAGAGCTAAAGCGACTGGCAAGAACTTGGAAGGTAAGGTCCAGGAAGCCTGGGGTAAAGTAACAGGCGACCCAGAGGACCAACTGGAAGGTCAGGCAAAGCAGGGACAAGCCCAGGCTATGCATGCCAAAGAAAACATCAAAGAAAAAGCGAAAGAAATAGTCGACGAAGCTCTGTAA
- a CDS encoding nuclear transport factor 2 family protein, with protein sequence MSPETIQALVTAYFANFQAMNPDAWIESFTEDALIYDPVGKPPNKVHETARKFFGLLSMFFEKLQISQDQVFIVENGAAVKWTMQGWAKNGKRGTAEGISVFEIHETGKIQQVSSYWDDAAMMAQVRD encoded by the coding sequence ATGTCACCAGAAACCATCCAAGCTTTAGTCACTGCCTACTTCGCTAACTTCCAAGCCATGAACCCAGATGCTTGGATTGAGAGTTTCACAGAGGATGCCTTAATCTACGATCCAGTCGGTAAGCCACCTAATAAAGTCCATGAAACTGCTCGAAAGTTTTTTGGACTGCTCTCGATGTTTTTTGAAAAACTACAGATATCCCAGGATCAGGTCTTCATTGTAGAAAATGGAGCAGCCGTCAAATGGACTATGCAGGGCTGGGCAAAGAATGGGAAACGAGGCACTGCTGAGGGCATTAGCGTGTTTGAGATCCACGAAACCGGCAAGATTCAACAGGTTTCCTCCTATTGGGATGATGCTGCAATGATGGCCCAGGTTAGAGACTGA
- a CDS encoding phytochelatin synthase family protein, with the protein MEPKVFQATRAFLRTLIIGISIAGSSAIAQTIPLPANLIAFNSEQGEELLLESEAKDDFWNLSMQFVTQINQAYCGVASMVMVLNSLGIPAPASAQYAPYRVFTQENFFENQAAQQVLSPNVVARQGITLDELGRLLGSYSVQAQVYHSSDTNLAEFRRLVVANLSQPGNFVLVNYLRGKIGQERGGHISPLAAYDQESDRFLILDVARYKYPPVWVKAEDLWEAMATTDATAGKTRGFVLVSRNP; encoded by the coding sequence ATGGAGCCCAAGGTATTCCAAGCGACCAGAGCCTTTCTGAGAACCCTCATTATAGGAATCAGTATCGCAGGTAGCAGTGCAATTGCCCAAACGATTCCCCTGCCAGCAAATCTGATCGCCTTCAACTCAGAGCAGGGCGAGGAACTTCTATTGGAGAGTGAGGCTAAGGATGACTTCTGGAATCTCAGTATGCAGTTTGTCACCCAAATCAACCAAGCTTACTGTGGGGTTGCCAGCATGGTGATGGTGCTGAATAGTTTAGGCATCCCAGCGCCCGCATCAGCTCAATATGCTCCGTATCGCGTATTCACCCAAGAGAATTTTTTTGAAAACCAAGCGGCTCAGCAAGTGCTCAGTCCTAATGTCGTTGCACGCCAAGGCATAACTTTGGATGAACTGGGGCGATTGCTTGGCAGCTATTCGGTCCAGGCTCAGGTTTACCATAGTAGTGATACCAATCTGGCAGAGTTTCGCAGGCTGGTCGTAGCGAATCTAAGCCAGCCTGGAAATTTCGTTCTGGTGAACTATCTGCGCGGCAAAATTGGGCAGGAACGAGGTGGACATATCTCACCACTGGCAGCCTATGACCAGGAGAGCGATCGTTTTCTGATTCTAGATGTGGCCCGTTATAAGTACCCGCCCGTTTGGGTAAAAGCAGAAGATTTATGGGAAGCGATGGCAACAACGGATGCAACAGCCGGTAAAACCCGTGGGTTCGTTTTGGTTAGCCGTAATCCTTGA
- a CDS encoding HPF/RaiA family ribosome-associated protein has translation MKIPPEITYRFIDKTDAIDSLVHEKIGKLEQVCDHISSCHIAIEKINDRPRSGSPYRVRLDITVPPGHEIVAESNPGEGNQYDPLDAVIRNAFRAAQTQLKKLNQRQNESGKSQTHEGHETTALVVRLFRDQGYGFIRGLDGQEFYFHRNSVLHDDFDRLEVGTGVRFVSDFNDGEQGPHASTVQIVDKPGHRAGEAEETLIEPPLGWQ, from the coding sequence ATGAAAATTCCACCAGAAATTACCTACCGTTTTATTGATAAAACAGATGCAATTGATTCGCTAGTTCACGAGAAAATTGGCAAACTGGAGCAAGTTTGCGATCACATCAGCAGCTGCCACATTGCCATCGAAAAGATTAACGACCGTCCGCGTAGCGGGTCTCCTTACCGCGTGCGCCTAGATATTACGGTCCCTCCTGGGCATGAAATTGTGGCTGAAAGCAATCCGGGTGAGGGCAACCAGTACGATCCGCTGGATGCTGTGATCCGCAATGCTTTTCGTGCGGCTCAGACCCAGCTTAAAAAACTCAATCAGCGCCAGAACGAAAGTGGTAAGTCCCAAACCCATGAAGGACACGAAACTACTGCTCTCGTGGTGCGGTTATTCCGCGACCAAGGCTATGGCTTCATTCGAGGCTTAGATGGTCAAGAGTTCTACTTCCACCGCAACAGTGTGCTTCATGATGACTTTGATCGCTTAGAAGTTGGCACAGGTGTGCGTTTTGTTTCAGATTTTAACGATGGCGAACAAGGCCCTCACGCCAGTACCGTTCAGATTGTTGACAAGCCCGGTCATCGAGCCGGGGAGGCTGAGGAGACATTGATTGAACCGCCCCTAGGTTGGCAATAA
- a CDS encoding SDR family oxidoreductase: MGDIQQNSLALLALGIGLLLTAQWSLRWWRERSYTLSGKTVLLTGGSRGLGLVMARQLVREGAHLAICARNLEELERAQLDLERYGGSVLTVPCDVSDQVQVEQLVRTVREHFGPIDVLINNAGIIQVGPMEVMTLDDYEEAMKIHFWAPLYTTYAVLPDMREQQAGRIVNISSIGGKVSVPHLLPYSASKFALVGLSEGLRAELAQHGVTVTTVCPGLMRTGSPHNALFKGRHRAEYTWFSISDSLPLISMGAEKAARQIIAACKRGDAEVILSLPAQVGAKFHGLFPGVTAELLSWVNRLLPGIGGIGSDRLQGKDSYSSQSPSVLTTLSDQAAERNNEIAATQLEE; this comes from the coding sequence ATGGGGGACATACAGCAGAATTCGCTGGCTTTGCTTGCGCTTGGTATAGGGTTGTTGCTCACTGCTCAGTGGTCGCTGCGCTGGTGGCGCGAACGCAGCTACACCCTCAGTGGCAAGACTGTGCTGCTGACTGGCGGCTCCCGGGGTCTGGGCCTGGTGATGGCTCGTCAGTTAGTCCGTGAAGGCGCACATCTAGCAATTTGCGCCCGCAACCTGGAAGAGTTGGAGCGAGCACAGCTTGATTTGGAGCGCTACGGTGGGTCCGTTTTGACCGTGCCTTGCGATGTCAGCGATCAAGTTCAGGTAGAGCAACTAGTCCGCACAGTCCGTGAGCACTTCGGCCCCATTGACGTTCTGATTAACAACGCAGGCATCATTCAGGTCGGCCCTATGGAAGTCATGACCCTCGATGATTACGAGGAAGCCATGAAAATCCATTTCTGGGCACCGCTCTATACGACCTATGCCGTCTTGCCAGACATGCGTGAGCAACAAGCGGGCCGCATCGTCAACATCTCCTCGATTGGCGGCAAGGTTAGTGTGCCTCACCTGTTGCCTTACAGCGCCAGCAAGTTTGCCCTGGTTGGTCTATCTGAGGGGCTGCGGGCCGAGTTGGCGCAGCATGGCGTGACCGTGACGACGGTGTGCCCTGGCCTGATGCGAACCGGTAGCCCTCACAATGCCCTCTTTAAAGGTCGGCACCGGGCGGAGTACACCTGGTTCAGCATTAGCGATTCTCTGCCTCTGATCTCAATGGGCGCGGAGAAAGCAGCGCGTCAGATTATTGCTGCCTGCAAGCGGGGTGATGCAGAAGTGATCCTGTCGCTGCCTGCCCAGGTGGGCGCCAAGTTTCATGGTCTCTTTCCCGGGGTAACTGCCGAGTTACTGAGTTGGGTCAATCGGCTCTTGCCTGGGATAGGCGGCATTGGCAGCGACCGATTGCAAGGTAAGGATAGCTACTCCAGCCAATCCCCCTCTGTCTTGACTACTTTGAGTGACCAAGCAGCTGAGCGGAACAATGAGATTGCTGCAACTCAGTTAGAAGAGTGA